In Salirhabdus salicampi, the sequence TCGTTCTACATCGACGATTGCGGTTGTAATTTTCTCCGCCTTTATAGGTGTTGCTTTATTAGGATTGCGGCGAAGAATGCCTGAGCAAGCCGAAATGTTTACGAAGATGGTAAACGCTGTCCATGCTGTTGTCATGCGTATCGTTACACTCGTATTACGATTAACTCCTTTTGGAATTTTAGGATTGATGGCCAATACGGTTGCTAAAACAGATATAGCAGGTATCATAGCACTATCAAAGTTCGTTGTAGCTTCTTATGTAGCATTGTTCGTAATGTTCCTCATTCACTTATTGCTCATTAGTTTCACAGGGTTAAACCCTTTCACGTACGTGAAAAAAGTGTTGCCCGTTCTAGGATTTGCTTTCACGTCAAGGTCTAGTGCAGGAACAATTCCATTAAACGTGCAAGCACAAAAAAATAATTTAGGAGTAAATGAAGGTATTGCGAACATGTCTGCTTCCTTCGGTGCTACAATCGGGCAAAACGGTTGTGCAGGTATTTATCCAGCAATGCTTGCTGTAATGATCGCACCAACTGTAGGAATTAACCCATTAGATCCAGGGTTCATTGTTTCCTTAGTGTTAATTGTGGCAATAAGCTCGTTTGGGGTAGCTGGCGTTGGTGGAGGTGCAACATTTGCTGCGTTAATTGTCTTGTCAGCAATGAACCTACCTGTCTATTTAGCTGGTTTACTCATAACGATAGAGCCACTCATCGACATGGGACGTACAGCATTAAATGTAAATGGTGCGATGACATCTGGTACGATTACATCAAGAGTTTTAGGGAATTTAGACACGAAACGTTATAACGATAAAGAAGCAATTGAACAAGATGTCTCTGCATCTATGACGTAAATCATAACGGAAAACTGGCTATCATAATGATAGCCGGTTTTTTCGTTCTTTGATGAAAATGGTTGGGATTATAAGGATACTATGGAATAATAGAACTAGTTATAAGGAGGAGGTAAATTATGGTGAGTCCATCACAAGAACAATTAAAAAAATATGCCAGTCTCGCAATCCGTATTGGAGTTAATATACAAAAGGGACAACCTTTATTGATTAATGCTCCAATTGAAGGAGCAGAATTTGTACATTATGTAGTAGAAGAGGCTTATAACGCTGGAGCGGAAAATGTCCAAGTAGAGTGGAATGACGAAGTACTTACGAGAATGAAATTCATGAAGGAACCTTTACATGTCCTTGAATCATTTCCGGAGTGGAAAGTACAGAGATTAACAGAACACGTAAACAAGGGTGGGGCAGTGATAACT encodes:
- a CDS encoding L-cystine transporter, which produces MSILVIINLALMVGMIAILIYMHKKHVSFSKRVFTGLGLGVLLGTYLQFAYGSGSQVVADTAEWYNLVGRGYIRLLMMIVIPLIMVSIIQAITNLQKSSELGKMSLWIIGILVGTSMIAAVIGVGSSIAFDLNANDIEATQAEQDRGAYLEERLGDVEGLSTPAKILQFIPTNPFLDMTGDRSTSTIAVVIFSAFIGVALLGLRRRMPEQAEMFTKMVNAVHAVVMRIVTLVLRLTPFGILGLMANTVAKTDIAGIIALSKFVVASYVALFVMFLIHLLLISFTGLNPFTYVKKVLPVLGFAFTSRSSAGTIPLNVQAQKNNLGVNEGIANMSASFGATIGQNGCAGIYPAMLAVMIAPTVGINPLDPGFIVSLVLIVAISSFGVAGVGGGATFAALIVLSAMNLPVYLAGLLITIEPLIDMGRTALNVNGAMTSGTITSRVLGNLDTKRYNDKEAIEQDVSASMT